The following proteins are encoded in a genomic region of Streptomyces collinus Tu 365:
- a CDS encoding methionine ABC transporter permease yields the protein MTWSEMQPLLSQASWDTLYMVGWATFISVVGGLPLGILLVLTDRGGLLQNVVASKVIGQVVNIARSMPFIILMVALMGFTRSLTGTTIGREAAIVPLAVGAIPFFARLVETAVREVDGGLVEAVQSMGGNTWTVVRKVLVPESLPSLISSTTTTIVALIGYSAMAGTVGAGGLGDIAIRYGYQRFETQLMWITVAILAVVISLIQFAGDYAARALHGRGGHSGPAPRLRLLRPKPEPARADVSKAA from the coding sequence GTGACCTGGTCCGAGATGCAGCCGCTGCTGTCGCAGGCGAGCTGGGACACGCTCTACATGGTGGGCTGGGCCACGTTCATCTCCGTCGTGGGCGGGCTGCCGCTCGGCATCCTGCTGGTCCTCACCGACCGCGGCGGACTGCTCCAGAACGTCGTCGCGAGCAAGGTCATCGGGCAGGTCGTGAACATAGCCCGCTCCATGCCGTTCATCATCCTGATGGTCGCGCTGATGGGCTTCACCCGCTCCCTCACCGGTACCACCATCGGCCGCGAGGCCGCCATCGTGCCCCTCGCCGTCGGTGCCATCCCGTTCTTCGCCCGACTCGTCGAGACCGCCGTCCGCGAAGTGGACGGGGGACTGGTCGAGGCCGTGCAGTCGATGGGCGGCAACACCTGGACGGTCGTCCGCAAGGTCCTCGTGCCCGAGTCGCTGCCCTCCCTGATCTCCAGCACCACCACCACGATCGTCGCGCTCATCGGCTACTCCGCCATGGCCGGCACGGTCGGCGCGGGCGGCCTCGGCGACATCGCCATCCGCTACGGCTACCAGCGCTTCGAGACCCAGCTGATGTGGATCACCGTCGCGATCCTCGCCGTGGTGATCTCCCTCATCCAGTTCGCCGGCGACTACGCGGCCCGCGCGCTGCACGGCCGCGGCGGCCACTCGGGCCCGGCACCCAGGCTGCGCCTGCTCCGGCCCAAGCCCGAGCCCGCCCGCGCCGACGTGAGCAAGGCCGCCTGA
- a CDS encoding TetR/AcrR family transcriptional regulator, producing the protein MALDRDLVLRSAAALLTRKSTATMDEVAKAAGISRATLHRHFAGRDALVRALEALGIAECEAALDTARLDDGPAGEAVRRLVRAIEPSAALLAFLYTENQLFEGEQQNQGWARMDERLTGLFRRGQQDGEFRIDLTPAWLTEALYGLLASGAWAVAEGRVASKDFTHMIVELLLGGARRTDAPRREES; encoded by the coding sequence ATGGCCCTGGACCGTGACCTCGTGCTGCGCAGTGCAGCCGCCCTGCTGACCCGCAAATCCACGGCGACCATGGACGAGGTCGCCAAGGCCGCCGGGATCAGCCGGGCCACGCTGCACCGGCACTTCGCGGGGCGCGACGCGCTCGTCCGGGCGCTGGAGGCGCTCGGCATCGCGGAGTGTGAGGCCGCCCTGGACACGGCCCGCCTGGACGACGGCCCCGCCGGCGAGGCGGTGCGCCGCCTGGTCCGGGCGATCGAGCCGTCGGCCGCCCTGCTCGCCTTCCTCTACACCGAGAACCAGCTCTTCGAGGGCGAGCAGCAGAACCAGGGCTGGGCGCGCATGGACGAACGCCTCACCGGACTCTTCCGGCGCGGCCAGCAGGATGGCGAGTTCCGTATCGACCTCACCCCCGCCTGGCTCACCGAGGCGCTGTACGGCCTGCTGGCCTCCGGCGCCTGGGCGGTCGCCGAGGGCCGCGTGGCCTCCAAGGACTTCACCCACATGATCGTCGAGCTGCTGCTCGGCGGCGCACGACGCACGGACGCACCACGAAGAGAGGAATCATGA
- a CDS encoding HAD family hydrolase translates to MTIHAHALLFDNDGTLVSSLASVERCWTRWAREYGITAEEFGRVELHGRTAVEIVGDLLPARLVPEAVARVEQLEVEDVPHGGVRLLPGTRDFLDSLPADRWAVVTSATGRLAEARLGAVGITPKILVSADDVTRGKPDPEPYLLAARQLGVDPARCVVFEDAPAGLRAGRAAGMTTVALATTHRAHELDADLVVENLAALSALVTHRGLEISVRG, encoded by the coding sequence ATGACGATCCACGCACATGCCCTCCTGTTCGACAACGACGGCACCCTGGTCTCCTCCCTCGCATCCGTCGAGCGCTGCTGGACGCGCTGGGCGCGGGAGTACGGGATCACGGCCGAGGAGTTCGGGCGCGTGGAGCTGCACGGGCGGACCGCGGTGGAGATAGTCGGCGACCTGCTGCCCGCCCGGCTGGTGCCCGAGGCGGTCGCCCGCGTCGAACAGCTCGAGGTGGAGGACGTGCCCCATGGCGGTGTGCGGCTGCTGCCCGGCACCCGGGACTTCCTGGACTCCCTGCCCGCCGACCGCTGGGCCGTCGTCACCTCCGCCACCGGCCGCCTCGCCGAGGCCCGCCTCGGCGCCGTCGGCATCACGCCGAAGATCCTGGTCAGCGCCGACGACGTCACCCGCGGCAAGCCCGACCCCGAGCCCTACCTGCTCGCCGCCCGGCAGCTCGGCGTCGACCCCGCCCGCTGCGTGGTCTTCGAGGACGCCCCCGCCGGGCTCCGGGCCGGCCGCGCGGCCGGCATGACCACCGTGGCCTTGGCCACAACCCACCGGGCGCACGAACTGGACGCCGATCTGGTGGTGGAGAACCTGGCGGCCCTGTCGGCACTGGTCACCCACCGGGGACTGGAGATCTCCGTCCGGGGCTGA
- a CDS encoding aldo/keto reductase, producing MPFARLAHATTPTCHIGLGLAAVGRPGYINLGRDRDLGEDRSVDALRERTHELLDAAYAQGVRYIDAARSYGRSEEFLADWLSARPGLDDVVVGSKWGYTYTAGWSTDAEKHEVKDHGAATYERQRAETDALLGDRLDLYQIHSVTPDSPALTDKELHARLAEAAAGGLTVGFSTSGPAQADAIRAALEVTVDGEPLFRTVQSTYNALETSAGPALAEAHDAGLTVLVKEGMANGRLAAPHAPEALRAVAEEISLGCDAVALALILREPWAGVVLSGAATLTQLASNLHAAAVDLDEGQVARLAALAEDPRAYWERRGQLPWH from the coding sequence ATGCCCTTCGCCCGCCTGGCCCACGCCACCACGCCCACCTGCCACATCGGCCTCGGCCTCGCCGCGGTGGGCCGTCCCGGCTACATCAATCTCGGCCGGGACCGGGACCTCGGTGAGGACCGCAGCGTCGACGCACTGCGCGAGCGCACCCACGAACTCCTCGACGCCGCCTACGCCCAGGGCGTGCGCTACATCGACGCGGCCCGCTCCTACGGCCGTTCCGAGGAGTTCCTCGCCGACTGGCTCAGTGCCCGCCCCGGCCTCGACGACGTGGTCGTCGGCAGCAAGTGGGGCTACACCTACACCGCCGGCTGGTCGACCGACGCCGAGAAGCACGAGGTGAAGGACCACGGCGCGGCCACGTACGAGCGCCAGCGCGCCGAGACCGACGCACTGCTCGGCGACCGTCTCGACCTCTACCAGATCCACTCGGTGACCCCGGACAGCCCGGCACTCACCGACAAGGAGCTGCACGCGCGGCTCGCCGAGGCCGCCGCGGGCGGGCTCACCGTGGGCTTCTCCACCAGCGGTCCCGCCCAGGCCGACGCCATCCGCGCGGCCCTGGAGGTCACCGTCGACGGCGAGCCCCTCTTCCGTACCGTCCAGTCGACGTACAACGCCCTGGAGACCTCGGCGGGACCCGCGCTCGCCGAGGCGCACGACGCCGGGCTCACCGTCCTGGTCAAGGAGGGCATGGCCAACGGCAGGCTCGCCGCACCGCACGCGCCCGAGGCGCTGCGCGCCGTCGCCGAGGAGATCTCCCTCGGCTGCGACGCCGTCGCCCTCGCCCTGATCCTGCGCGAGCCGTGGGCGGGCGTCGTCCTGTCCGGCGCCGCGACCCTCACCCAGCTCGCCTCCAACCTCCACGCGGCCGCCGTGGACCTGGACGAGGGCCAGGTCGCCCGCCTCGCCGCGCTGGCCGAGGACCCGCGCGCCTACTGGGAGCGGCGCGGACAGCTTCCCTGGCACTGA
- a CDS encoding GNAT family N-acetyltransferase: MGMSVTISVATEQDAEQIFRLQYLCFQREAALYGNYRIDPLVQSLDSVREEVAADCVFVARLGEEVVGSVRGKATEDGAAAIGKLCVHPRLQGHGIGARLLRAAETALAEQRGATRFRLHTGHRSEGNLRLYRRVGYETVGRSTGADGVELIILEKQAGTYAATA; this comes from the coding sequence ATGGGCATGAGCGTGACCATCTCGGTGGCGACCGAGCAGGACGCGGAGCAGATCTTCAGGCTCCAGTACCTGTGCTTCCAGAGGGAGGCGGCGCTGTACGGCAACTACCGCATCGACCCGCTCGTCCAGAGCCTCGACTCGGTCCGCGAGGAAGTGGCCGCCGACTGCGTCTTCGTCGCCCGGCTCGGTGAGGAAGTGGTCGGCTCGGTGCGCGGCAAGGCCACCGAGGACGGCGCCGCCGCCATCGGCAAGCTCTGCGTCCACCCGCGCCTGCAGGGCCACGGCATCGGCGCCCGGCTGCTCCGCGCCGCCGAGACGGCCCTCGCCGAGCAGCGCGGGGCCACCCGCTTCCGCCTGCACACCGGCCACCGCAGCGAGGGCAACCTCCGGCTCTACCGCCGGGTCGGCTACGAGACGGTGGGCCGGTCCACCGGCGCCGACGGCGTGGAGCTGATCATCCTGGAGAAGCAGGCGGGCACGTACGCGGCTACCGCGTGA
- a CDS encoding glycerophosphodiester phosphodiesterase yields MDSDRVDEQTRATARRALLGAAVLGAGGAVLGLPGTARAAGTRTAAHGGRGLKGLPVPTIIGHRGASGYRPEHTFGSYELALDLGADVVEAGDLVPTKDGHLVCRHEPEIGGTTDVASHPEFAGRRTTKVLDGVPTTGWFTEDFTLAELKTLRAVERIPANRPHNTLYDGRWEIPTFEEVLKWQDEQTRRRGRQVWIYPETKHPTYFRKLGLGLEERVAKVLGKHGKDGRNAPVILQSFEPTSIQRLNRLVDNPLVVLLASAGSRPYDFVETGDPRTVADLITPKGLREIAGYAQGIGPTLDLVIPKNADGTLGSPTTLVADAHKVGLILHPYTMRNENPFLPAEYRKGAAADAYGDAFGAFRTYFATGIDGVFTDNADTGVLARADFLAG; encoded by the coding sequence ATGGACAGCGACCGGGTGGACGAGCAGACGCGGGCGACGGCACGACGGGCGCTCCTCGGCGCCGCGGTGCTCGGCGCGGGCGGAGCGGTCCTCGGACTGCCCGGCACCGCCCGGGCGGCCGGCACCCGGACGGCCGCGCACGGCGGCCGCGGCCTCAAGGGGCTGCCGGTGCCGACGATCATCGGCCACCGCGGTGCCAGCGGCTACCGCCCCGAGCACACCTTCGGCTCGTACGAGCTGGCCCTCGACCTCGGCGCGGACGTGGTGGAGGCCGGCGACCTGGTGCCCACCAAGGACGGGCACCTGGTCTGCCGGCACGAGCCGGAGATCGGCGGTACCACGGACGTCGCCTCGCACCCCGAGTTCGCCGGCCGCCGGACCACCAAGGTCCTCGACGGCGTGCCCACCACCGGCTGGTTCACCGAGGACTTCACGCTCGCCGAGCTGAAGACCCTGCGCGCGGTCGAGCGCATCCCGGCCAACCGCCCGCACAACACCCTCTACGACGGGCGCTGGGAGATCCCCACCTTCGAAGAGGTCCTGAAGTGGCAGGACGAGCAGACCCGCAGGCGCGGCCGGCAGGTGTGGATCTACCCCGAGACCAAGCACCCCACCTACTTCCGCAAGCTCGGCCTCGGCCTGGAGGAGCGGGTCGCCAAGGTGCTGGGCAAGCACGGCAAGGACGGCCGGAACGCGCCCGTCATCCTGCAGTCCTTCGAGCCCACCAGCATCCAGAGGCTGAACCGGCTCGTCGACAACCCGCTCGTCGTCCTGCTCGCCTCGGCCGGCAGCCGTCCCTACGACTTCGTCGAGACGGGCGACCCGCGCACGGTCGCCGACCTGATCACGCCCAAGGGCCTCAGGGAGATCGCCGGCTACGCGCAGGGCATCGGCCCCACGCTCGACCTGGTCATCCCGAAGAACGCCGACGGCACCCTCGGCTCGCCGACCACCCTGGTCGCCGACGCGCACAAGGTGGGGCTGATCCTGCACCCGTACACCATGCGCAACGAGAACCCCTTCCTCCCGGCCGAGTACCGCAAGGGCGCGGCGGCCGACGCCTACGGTGACGCCTTCGGCGCGTTCCGGACCTACTTCGCGACCGGCATCGACGGCGTCTTCACCGACAACGCCGACACCGGTGTGCTCGCCCGCGCCGACTTCCTGGCCGGCTGA
- a CDS encoding sigma-70 family RNA polymerase sigma factor — protein sequence MTHDLVAALRPLLTAEASAEAHASGGEPGDLEQAVWLRLLERLETGRPPVDPEGWLRRAVRAEARRSRRTRRHERPYGAEPVDEGRPDPEQLALSAARHRALRDAVRRLPGRCPRLMEALLSPRDLTYREIAGELGISQGSLGPERSRCLGCLRRLLTPEVAAR from the coding sequence ATGACGCACGACCTCGTGGCCGCCCTGCGCCCCCTGCTCACCGCCGAGGCCTCGGCCGAGGCACACGCCTCGGGAGGCGAGCCGGGCGACCTGGAGCAGGCCGTCTGGCTCCGCCTCCTGGAGCGGCTGGAGACCGGCCGGCCCCCGGTGGATCCCGAGGGCTGGCTGCGCAGGGCCGTGCGTGCCGAGGCGCGGCGCAGCCGCCGCACCCGCCGGCACGAACGCCCCTACGGCGCGGAGCCGGTCGACGAGGGCCGTCCGGACCCCGAGCAGCTCGCGCTGAGCGCGGCCCGGCACCGTGCCCTGCGCGACGCGGTCCGCCGGCTGCCCGGCCGCTGCCCCCGCCTCATGGAGGCGCTGCTCTCCCCGAGAGACCTCACATACCGGGAGATCGCGGGGGAGTTGGGTATCTCACAGGGCAGTCTCGGACCGGAACGCTCCAGATGTCTCGGATGTCTGCGTCGTTTGCTCACCCCGGAGGTTGCGGCCCGCTGA
- a CDS encoding MFS transporter, giving the protein MTSTLQPARAAETERRPGRWLALCVLVLAVLLVAVDATVLGLATPYISEDLEPSGTQLLWIGDVYSFVIAGLLVSMGSLGDRIGRKRILLVGATTFGAISVLNAYATTPEFMILARALLGVAGATLMPATLALIRNLFHDPRERSLAVGIWGATASAGTAVGPIAGGFLLEHFWWGSVFLINLPVMAVLVLVGIRTLPESRNPHPGPWDLVSVVLSLVGMIALVYAVKEAATHGFTWLTPATGLLGAGALYGFVHRQLTMPAPLLDMRLFRRRGFSGAVLADLLTVLGMSGLVFFLSQYLQLVQGRSPFEAGLAELPAAVGAVAAGLVAGRAARRFSVRVVVSGGLAAVGVALAVLTTLGRSTGYPVLGAALLVVGVGAGFSFTVTADVILSSVPRDQAGAASAVSETAYELGAALGIALLGSIVTGVYRGFAGPAGTPAEAHESLGAAVQASAQMAPHRAEALLTAARDAFVHGLQLASGAGAVVLLATAAAAWFLLRGQKLEGAG; this is encoded by the coding sequence ATGACCAGCACCCTGCAGCCGGCCCGCGCGGCGGAGACGGAGAGGCGACCGGGCCGCTGGCTCGCGCTCTGCGTCCTCGTCCTGGCCGTGCTGCTGGTGGCCGTCGACGCCACCGTCCTCGGCCTGGCGACCCCCTACATCAGCGAAGACCTCGAACCGTCCGGCACCCAGCTGCTGTGGATCGGTGACGTCTACTCCTTCGTCATCGCCGGCCTGCTGGTCTCCATGGGCAGCCTGGGCGACCGCATCGGCCGCAAGCGCATCCTGCTCGTCGGCGCGACCACGTTCGGCGCGATCTCGGTGCTGAACGCCTACGCGACGACGCCAGAGTTCATGATCCTGGCGCGGGCGCTGCTCGGCGTCGCGGGCGCGACCCTGATGCCCGCCACCCTCGCCCTGATCCGCAACCTCTTCCACGACCCGCGCGAGCGCAGCCTCGCCGTAGGCATCTGGGGCGCGACGGCCTCGGCGGGCACGGCCGTCGGCCCGATCGCCGGCGGCTTCCTGCTCGAACACTTCTGGTGGGGCTCGGTCTTCCTCATCAACCTGCCGGTGATGGCCGTCCTGGTGCTCGTCGGCATCCGCACCCTGCCCGAGTCCCGCAACCCCCACCCCGGCCCCTGGGACCTGGTCAGCGTCGTGCTCTCCCTCGTCGGCATGATCGCCCTGGTGTACGCGGTGAAGGAGGCCGCGACCCACGGGTTCACCTGGCTGACGCCCGCGACGGGTCTGCTGGGCGCGGGTGCCCTGTACGGCTTCGTGCACCGCCAGCTCACCATGCCGGCCCCGCTGCTGGACATGCGCCTGTTCCGGCGCCGCGGCTTCAGCGGTGCGGTCCTCGCCGACCTGCTGACCGTGCTGGGCATGTCCGGCCTGGTGTTCTTCCTCTCCCAGTACCTGCAACTGGTGCAGGGCAGGAGCCCGTTCGAGGCGGGCCTGGCCGAACTGCCCGCCGCGGTCGGCGCGGTGGCGGCCGGTCTGGTGGCGGGCCGCGCGGCCCGCCGGTTCTCGGTGCGCGTGGTGGTCTCCGGCGGCCTGGCCGCCGTGGGCGTCGCCCTCGCCGTGCTCACGACCCTCGGCCGCTCGACGGGCTACCCGGTCCTCGGCGCGGCGCTGCTGGTGGTCGGTGTCGGCGCCGGCTTCTCCTTCACGGTGACGGCCGACGTCATCCTCTCCAGCGTCCCGCGGGACCAGGCGGGCGCCGCCTCGGCGGTCTCCGAGACGGCGTACGAGCTGGGCGCGGCCCTGGGCATCGCGCTGCTCGGCTCCATCGTGACCGGTGTCTACCGCGGCTTCGCGGGTCCGGCCGGCACCCCGGCCGAGGCGCACGAATCACTGGGCGCCGCCGTCCAGGCGTCGGCGCAGATGGCTCCGCACCGGGCGGAGGCGCTGCTCACGGCGGCCCGGGACGCCTTCGTCCACGGCCTGCAACTGGCCTCGGGCGCGGGCGCGGTGGTCCTGCTGGCGACGGCGGCGGCCGCGTGGTTCCTGCTGAGGGGGCAGAAGCTGGAGGGCGCCGGCTGA
- the argH gene encoding argininosuccinate lyase, with protein sequence MSSNSGDVRLWGGRFADGPAEALAKLSASVHFDWRLAPYDIAGSRAHARVLHKAGLLTEDELTRMLDGLDRLEADVADGSFVGTIADEDVHTALERGLLERLGPDLGGKLRAGRSRNDQVATLFRMYLRDHARIIGGLVAELQDALIGLAEAHPDVAMPGRTHLQHAQPVLFAHHVLAHVQSLSRDAERLRQWDERTAVSPYGSGALAGSSLGLDPEAVAEDLGFERGSAGNSIDGTASRDFVAEFAFITAMIGVNLSRISEEIIIWNTKEFSFVTLHDAFSTGSSIMPQKKNPDIAELARGKSGRLIGNLTGLMATLKALPLAYNRDLQEDKEPVFDSCDQLEVLLPAFTGMVATLTVHRERMEELAPAGFSLATDIAEWLVKQGVPFRVAHEVAGECVKAAEAEGKELDELTDEQFAKISAHLTPEVRSVLNVPGALASRDGRGGTAPSAVAVQLAEVKADVAAQHAWAEAKKRG encoded by the coding sequence GTGAGCAGCAACAGCGGTGACGTACGGCTCTGGGGCGGCCGTTTCGCCGACGGTCCCGCCGAGGCCCTGGCGAAGCTGTCCGCGTCCGTCCACTTCGACTGGCGGCTCGCGCCCTACGACATCGCCGGTTCACGCGCCCACGCGCGCGTGCTGCACAAGGCGGGCCTGCTCACCGAGGACGAGCTGACGCGCATGCTCGACGGCCTCGACCGGCTGGAGGCCGACGTCGCCGACGGCTCGTTCGTCGGCACCATCGCCGACGAGGACGTCCACACCGCCCTGGAGCGCGGGCTCCTGGAGCGCCTCGGCCCCGACCTCGGCGGCAAGCTGCGCGCCGGCCGCTCCCGCAACGACCAGGTCGCCACCCTCTTCCGGATGTACCTGCGGGACCACGCCCGGATCATCGGCGGCCTCGTCGCCGAACTCCAGGACGCCCTGATCGGCCTCGCGGAGGCCCACCCGGACGTGGCGATGCCCGGCCGCACCCACCTCCAGCACGCCCAGCCGGTCCTCTTCGCGCACCACGTCCTGGCCCACGTCCAGTCCCTCTCCCGGGACGCCGAGCGGCTGCGCCAGTGGGACGAGCGGACGGCCGTGTCGCCGTACGGCTCCGGCGCGCTCGCCGGCTCCTCCCTCGGCCTGGACCCGGAGGCGGTCGCCGAGGACCTCGGCTTCGAGCGCGGCAGTGCCGGCAACTCCATCGACGGCACGGCCTCCCGTGACTTCGTCGCCGAGTTCGCCTTCATCACCGCGATGATCGGCGTGAACCTCTCCAGGATCTCCGAGGAGATCATCATCTGGAACACGAAGGAGTTCTCCTTCGTCACCCTGCACGACGCGTTCTCCACCGGCTCCTCGATCATGCCGCAGAAGAAGAACCCGGACATCGCGGAGCTGGCGCGCGGCAAGTCGGGGCGCCTGATCGGCAACCTCACCGGCCTCATGGCCACCCTCAAGGCCCTGCCCCTCGCCTACAACCGCGACCTCCAGGAGGACAAGGAGCCGGTCTTCGACTCCTGCGACCAGCTGGAGGTGCTGCTCCCCGCGTTCACCGGCATGGTCGCCACGCTCACCGTGCACCGCGAGCGCATGGAGGAGCTGGCCCCGGCCGGGTTCTCACTGGCCACCGACATCGCCGAGTGGCTGGTGAAGCAGGGCGTGCCGTTCCGGGTCGCACACGAGGTCGCCGGCGAGTGCGTGAAGGCCGCCGAGGCCGAGGGCAAGGAACTGGACGAGCTGACGGACGAGCAGTTCGCGAAGATCTCCGCGCACCTCACCCCCGAGGTCCGCTCCGTCCTCAACGTCCCCGGCGCCCTCGCCTCCCGCGACGGCCGCGGCGGTACGGCGCCCAGCGCGGTCGCCGTCCAGCTCGCCGAGGTCAAGGCGGACGTCGCGGCCCAGCACGCGTGGGCCGAAGCGAAGAAGCGGGGCTGA
- a CDS encoding methionine ABC transporter ATP-binding protein has translation MITTSGLTKVYRSRGREVTALDGVDLHVREGEVYGVIGQSGAGKSSLIRCVNLLERPTAGTVTVAGRDLTALAGRGSRAGRELRRARSHIGMVFQHFNLLSSRTVQDNVELPLEILGKSGRERSRKALELLDLVGLADKAKAHPAQLSGGQKQRVGIARALAGDPKVLLSDEATSALDPETTRSILQLLRDLNRQLGLTVLLITHEMDVVKSICDSAALMENGRIVESGTVTELLGTPGSELAAALFPVGGEATDADRTVLDVTFHGEAATQPVISQLSRTYNIDISILGAAIDTVGGLQIGRMRIELPGRYEDNVVPVGFLRERGLQIDVVGEEPLLVKEGAK, from the coding sequence GTGATCACCACATCGGGCCTGACCAAGGTCTACCGCTCCCGCGGCCGCGAGGTCACCGCCCTCGACGGCGTCGATCTTCACGTCCGCGAAGGCGAGGTCTACGGCGTCATCGGCCAGTCCGGCGCCGGGAAGTCCTCGCTCATCCGCTGCGTCAACCTGCTGGAGCGTCCCACCGCCGGCACCGTGACGGTCGCCGGACGGGACCTCACCGCGCTCGCCGGGCGCGGCTCCCGTGCCGGCCGCGAGCTGCGCCGGGCGCGCAGCCACATCGGCATGGTCTTCCAGCACTTCAACCTGCTCTCCTCGCGGACCGTGCAGGACAACGTCGAGCTGCCGCTGGAGATCCTCGGCAAGTCCGGCAGGGAGCGCTCCCGCAAGGCGCTGGAACTGCTCGACCTGGTCGGCCTCGCCGACAAGGCCAAGGCCCACCCCGCCCAGCTCTCCGGCGGCCAGAAGCAGCGCGTCGGCATCGCCCGCGCCCTGGCCGGCGACCCCAAGGTGCTGCTGTCCGACGAGGCCACCAGCGCGCTGGACCCGGAGACCACCCGCTCGATCCTCCAGCTGCTGCGCGACCTGAACCGGCAGCTCGGCCTGACCGTCCTGCTCATCACCCACGAGATGGACGTCGTGAAGTCGATCTGCGACTCCGCCGCCCTCATGGAGAACGGCAGGATCGTGGAGTCCGGCACCGTCACCGAGCTGCTGGGCACGCCCGGCTCCGAACTGGCCGCCGCGCTGTTCCCGGTGGGCGGCGAGGCCACGGACGCCGACCGGACCGTCCTCGACGTCACCTTCCACGGCGAGGCCGCAACCCAGCCCGTCATCTCCCAGCTCTCGCGCACCTACAACATCGACATCTCGATCCTCGGCGCCGCCATCGACACCGTCGGCGGTCTCCAGATCGGCCGCATGCGCATCGAACTGCCCGGCCGCTACGAGGACAACGTGGTGCCCGTCGGTTTCCTGCGCGAGCGGGGCCTGCAGATCGACGTCGTGGGCGAGGAGCCCCTGCTGGTGAAGGAAGGTGCCAAGTGA
- a CDS encoding lysophospholipid acyltransferase family protein, whose product MRLMFRLRAEGVENIPGEGPVILAGNHLTFIDSMILPLVCDRQVVFIGKDEYVTGKGFKGRLMAWFFTGVGMVPVDRDGANGGVAALMTGRRILEEGRIFGIYPEGTRSPDGRLYRGRTGIARLTLMTGAPVVPFAMIGTDKLQPGGSGMPRPGRVTVRFGEAMEFSRYEGMDRDRYVLRAVTDSVMTEVMRLSGQEYVDMYATKAKAA is encoded by the coding sequence ATGCGCCTGATGTTCCGTCTTCGGGCGGAGGGTGTGGAGAACATCCCGGGCGAGGGCCCGGTGATCCTCGCGGGCAACCACCTGACCTTCATCGACTCGATGATCCTGCCGCTGGTCTGCGACCGTCAGGTGGTCTTCATCGGCAAGGACGAGTACGTCACCGGCAAGGGCTTCAAGGGCCGTCTGATGGCCTGGTTCTTCACCGGCGTGGGCATGGTCCCGGTGGACCGGGACGGGGCCAACGGCGGTGTCGCCGCGCTGATGACCGGCCGCCGCATCCTGGAGGAGGGCCGGATCTTCGGCATCTACCCCGAGGGCACCCGCTCCCCCGACGGCCGTCTGTACCGCGGCCGCACCGGCATCGCCCGCCTCACGCTGATGACGGGCGCTCCGGTGGTCCCGTTCGCCATGATCGGCACGGACAAGCTGCAGCCGGGCGGCTCGGGGATGCCGCGTCCGGGCCGGGTGACCGTGCGCTTCGGCGAGGCGATGGAGTTCTCGCGGTACGAGGGGATGGACCGGGACCGCTATGTGCTGCGGGCCGTGACCGACTCCGTCATGACCGAGGTCATGCGGCTGTCCGGCCAGGAGTACGTCGACATGTACGCGACCAAGGCGAAGGCGGCCTAG